The window atttgaggccaaattgatttccaaaataataatataaatggacaatagaataaaagatgatctaatgtcccagcctcaagatgacagtgccaacatctattagacttggagctatctaatttttgtaaacgaacaggggtccaaaaagctctatgcaaaagaaaaaaccatgtttgtctcatagatgctgaaactgtacatcttatcctccaagaccaaagtcgtggccattgagatgcattaatttgatgcttaatctcaatgctccaaatgtctctaagaccatgttttggctttttatttataaatccagatattaatttgtaccacattgtattaataagattgtgtatatgaaaaatggatggaagaaattgcatttcaattagtattattattattgggggggggggggtcaggggcagagcttgagcgggggtactcagttgatatttgttagacttaggggggtacttggcttgtaGAAGTTGAAAAACTCTGATTTAAAGGCCTGACAAGAAAAGAAATACAGTTGTTCTTGTATTATCCTTAGATCAGAATGACAGAAAATGACATCAATGAAGAAGAATATCCAATGGAAATTCATGACTATCTTTTAGCATTTGAGAATTCTCTTGCATCTGTGGATGAGATATTGACAACTATGATGTCTGTTTCTAGAAGTGAGCTACTTCAGAAGGTAAAATGGAAGTTAAAACTTGATATTAGAAAATATGCAATGTGTTTCTATTTAGAGAAtataaaattttgtttttattccAATCTATATGGCTTTGTTTTCTCTTAGAGGGCATAACCTTTTTATATTGATGTACATAGTAATATTACATAAAGCTGAGTAGAAAAATGAGAGGCTGATGGTACCTTAAAGAATAACCACTTTATTGAAACATGAGCTGTCGAAGACAAGCATTCAGTAAATGTCCTTATATAGATACATGAACTCTAGCAATAGTACCACAAGATTACTGCTAGGAGCTGCCAGAGCCATTTTGGAAAAAGGCACTGGCGAAGGCAGAAGCTactggggattgctcctgcctATACCATTAGGCaataaggccccgattctataaagggtgcctaagtcatgcctaaagttaggcgtgctttaggcacccaatctaagtggttaatgagccaattaatggtcttaacaagcgataattggtacttaggcgtcCAGAGGACGTAGATACCACTTTGTAGATGCAGctacaatttcatggacgcccactCGCACTTAACTCAGTAGGCAGTGTGGTTTGGGCAATGACACAATTTGGGCGTTCTTTGATTtatttacataacactgagcgaCCTAGGGCGCCCATAtaatgcctatattgtaggcgaattaaaaccaggtctacttttgcgCTTAGTTTGGGCTGCAAATAAATCTGAGTTCTAtagacggaacttaggcactctttggacttttttaatgcgatctgctaaatagctctctgggatttatttttgcttaattaagctcaaaatacatttaataaggcaccacataacacatcaaaacagatatattgcatgcaaaaacttctatttttgtggacaaacagcaatgctattagctaattagaggaaaagatccattaactgaagcacagcacatgaaaaacatagctttagtttcttgctaaaaagctaccctttttttctgactaaacagcgctccaatcagctcattcttgagagcaaagaaagcacatgacaaaaatatatagattgcatacataacatCATTTGCAAAagattaaaaacagaaaaaaccagagacagaccttagcatggcttctacttcattgcaaatggaggtttgcagctgcacaatggtgacctcattgtgagatcatcaaggttcACCTgtaaggtagaatgccacaattaaaatatgtgctgggggagctggttgggattcaAACCCAGGACCTCTGGATGATGAGCACAAGGctttttacttattgagctatagcagcttccaggcaggtgtctctgactgccctgtgatatgatagcttagggatctgcaaacctccatttgcaatgaagtagaagccatgctaagatctgtatctgtttttttctgtttttaaccttttgcaaatgaaatgtatgcaatctatatatttttctcATGTGATTTATTTGCCGAAATCACCTGTTTCAAGAATGACGTCATTGGAGCaatctttagtgagaaaaaagggtagctttttagcaagaaacataaagctgtgtttttttcatttttttttcattttttctgtgcttcagttaatggatcttttcttctaattagcaaatagagGGACAGGGGATTGGCCATTAGAAGAACCCTTTCAGCTGGGAGGGTCTGGTTGGGACAGCACAAAAGGGATGCTTAATTTGGGGATTAGCCCAAGAAGGATTTTCAATGGAGGAATGGGTTTCATTCTGGCCACTGCTATTGAAAAAGGATGCCAGTCCCTTTAACGTGTAGCCTGGGAGCATTGGGCCACAGCTTAGTGGTCGGATGCTCCTGGACAATAAGATTGTGTTTTTGGTGGCCATTGCCTCGGCTAGAAGAGTAttggagttgcaggccttgtcctGCAGGAAACCTTTTCTCTGAATATCAGAAACTGGAGTATCCTTGTGCATGGTTCCTTCCTTTCTGACAAAGGTGGTTCCTTGTTTCATGTGAATCAGGTAGTGTGCCTCCCATCCTTCTCGCCCATGGGGGTAAAGAAGGAAGACAGACTTCTGAAGTGTCTGGACGTTCGTAGAGTCCTCCTTTTGGTACTTGGAGGTGATTAATGAGTTTCACctgtctgaccatctgtttgtcctcATCTGGGTGGTGTACTGAGAAAGATTGGCCTCAGAGGCagctatttccagatggatccggtCTTTGATTTCCTCTGCCTATATCAGCTGTGGCACGCTCCCTCCAGCAGGGGTCAAGGCCCATTCAACCAGAAGCATGACGACTTGTGGGCAGAAGCTAAGGCAGTCCCACCTAGATTTGTAGAGCTGCAACATGGTCCTGATTCACACTTTTACCAAGTTCTACCAGGTGGACTGATTATGCTACCACTTTTACTAAGTTCTACCATAGCTGATTctgcttttggtgcctctgtGCTGGCAGCAGACTGACAGGTGTCGCCTTCTTCTTAAGGGACTGTTTTTGTACGTCCCACTGGTCAAGATTGACTGTCATGTTGCAcaggaatgaaagattaggttcttacctttgctaatcttctctCCTGTAGGCATGACTGTCAGTCTTGCACCCACCCGGTCAGTTAGTAAGCCTGTTTTCTGcttttctcaattaacttaggtgccatgaCAGTAAGAGGGAAATTCCAGCACCTAGCAACATTAAATTTAAAGTGCCTACTTGTGTCTaaacaaaaggcaccagaatcgcACCCCTGGAGGCATCTACCAGCACCTAATGCCAttataggcatggctaatgccggaagtggtgttaggcgccgtaaagcgcctacataggcacgATTCACAGCAAAGAAagacaccggaaatgtaggccttgaaaaccctggcctacatttctggtgccattTATAGCCCCCTTTGTGATCATTTTATGTCCTTTTTTCCCTCTCAAAACCAAAAAGTTTAATTCTTTTCTCCAGTCATAGATTACTATATTAAGGGAAAACTGCCATCTAACCAGTCATGGTGGAAGTAGTAGTACAAAGCAAAGCAAAAGCTATTTTACCTCTGTTATGCTATGTCTATACTGAAAgtgctgcaatttaaaccaccctatgtccactaagtctgtatgttatgtctatattgtaaatgctgAAATATAAACCCCCTATGTCTGCCAAGTCTGTATTTCCTACTAAAGTTTGTCCTGCTTATGCTGTGAATGtacttttgtaacccgttctgggctcctttgggaggatgggctaaataaatgaatgaataaataaataaataaaagattgtgACCAAAATAGCTGGTTCATGTAACAATACCATGTACTGTTAATAGCTCAGTTGGTGAATGTTATGATTTGTATATTAAAATTCAATTAATTAAAATTAGGAAAAAAAGgaattcagaatttttttttttccttttaaagctGGACCCCCTTGAACAAGCCAAGCTCGATTTGGTTTCAGCATACACACTGAATTCACTTTTTTGGGGTAAGCATGAGACATTTTTATTTGGAAGAAGGAAGGGGAAAAAAGATCAAAATGAATCTTATGAACCGTACTGTTGTTTTTATTTTCCAGTCTATCTGGCCACTCAAGGACTGAATCCCAAAGAACATCCTGTGAAACAAGAGTTGGTAAGTCACCATTCTTTCTGTACTCAGGCGTATATAGTATCATTGTATTTCAAGCATTAGTGTCTTCTCATATTAACTACTTTCTTTTGTAAATTTGTTATGGCAGTTTTCATTTGAATCTGAGCCATACTGAAAGCCAAGTCATAGGAAATAAGGATATAAAATGGCAGTTAAGAAACAGTTTTGAGCAGTCTGTCTTTTGTCTGCATTGACTGAATGAAATCTGTACAATTAATTATCCAAAACTTCTAGGTTTTTATTCTTCCTATAAATACTTGGAATTTGTGTACAATCTAGGATATTTTTTTTACCTGGTATTGTAGAAACTAAATGGTGGTTGATTTACTAGCAACAACAGGAAGGCTTTTTTTTCTGTCCCCCTCCTTTTTCCAGTTCTTCCATTAATTCATTTTCTCAGCAGTAAAGAATCCAGTTAGGTAACAAAACTAAAAGCTTTTTTGGCACCAACTGCCTGTGTACTCCCCAGTAATTCTGTATTAGTGACATATTTATAGCCCATAATAAATCTTTCTGGTTTGTCTTTATATTCCATTTAGCTATATAAGTATATAAGGTCTacatctgtttttaaaaaaaatgctgacttcACAAATCAGATCATTtcaatttaaagaaaagaaatattaGAAATCTAATTTACAGCTATCATTTTAGAACTGTCCATATAAATGACTGCTGTAGAGATGCAAATAGTAGCATATTCTTTAGATGGGTAGTATTGCATATAGCCATACACTGAACCGAAAAAAATAACCCACACCAAAATGTTTGTCGTATCTTTCACAGAACTCGGCCAAGTCTAATGAAATTTAGGGtgtcgtgtcctgaatgaagttgatgtaaaatgttgtaaatatttcctaccacaacactaccttgtgaaaatgaattgttgctatgggatatGCGCAGAAGCAGATGATAAtttgtaaacagtctctgtatcaaaatggttttcactgcagaagaccgaattctgataaagaacttggtactgctaaaaggttacagcagACAATGATTTTATTTACAgttaaacctcggtttacgagtgcaccggtttgcaagtgttttgcaagacgagcaaaacattcgcaaaatcggtgccttggAAAACGAGCTTGACTTGATTTAAGAGCGCCCCCCTCcgtgatccggcattccccccccccgcttgcgtcGCCCCTCCCGCCGCAATCCAGCATCCCCCTCCCCGCGATCGGAGAgaacgagaactagaaggccttgagcatgcgcagatgctcaaggcccagcacaaggaagaaagcagatcttcaggcaccggcatgtcctgtgcgttggtgctggtgccggtgctagATGGGGTAAGATAATGTGTTTGTTTGGGTGAGTGCgtgcgtgggggatgccagtccgcggcgggggaggggcgggcgacgcgagcgggggggatgccggatcgcgggggggggggggttgtgtgtagagcagtgccagtggcctcggggggggggagagtaaggTACAGCAGCGCCgctagcctcgggggggggggggaatgtattaagtgagtttcccttagttcctatggggaaactcgctgtAATATACGaatactttggtttacgagcatgcttctggaacgaattatactcataaaccaaggttccactgtatttattttaaaaatttctataccatttacaactaaacagtttacatagttgaaagagttcccacagaagggtCTTGATATGCTGCTACACAAGATCTGTGCAATGGGCAATGTGGATTAAAAGTCAGGCATCGGAAGACTGCGCTCGATTCACATACGAACACATTAATATTGTACGTGATCTTGTACTGAAGCAGGAGGGCATGCTACAAACACACCGAACAACttgccaaatagcaagagaagcaggaataagccagacaactgtggttaggatGATTCATGacgatctgaaattaaagtgtcttaaaaagtatcttgcccaagagttaactttacacaaTAAAGACACACGCCTGAAATGGTtcaagcagcttttgaccaagtacatGGAGCACAGCGTtagcttcatctggtttacagatgaaaagatatttagaGTAGCTACACCGATTAACACAGAATGATCACCTATTGgtgccttcaacaacactgaagcgTGAGGTTAATGCCAAACGTCTACTACGGACCACCTGACCTGCCAATCAGTCATGATCTCAGTCTCAATCTGAAAACttggattcacagatctgttcttcatcgATCCTATCCTTCATCGATCCTGGGGTCAAGATCAATGGCACATATTAACAGGACATCCTCTTGACACAGAAGTTGTTGCCAGTGATCCGTCGCATGTCAAGAGtctactttatcttccaacaggaAAATGCCCCAGTACATCTGGCAAAGGACACCATAGAACTGCTACATCGGGAGACCtcagacttcattggtccagacctTTTGCCTGCAAGTTAACCAGACCTAAACCCAAGCATTACCAGATAGTGATATCTGACGTTGAAGACCTTAAATAGCCTCATCTTtgtttgggctgagctgaagcagagcatcgttgacaagtccatagatcagtgggCTTGCCTTTGTGCAAAGGGAACAAACTTtgaacatctgcttaattgaaacgttatttttttgactttacatttttctgcaagatactCCATAAAacattttgatgtgtttttattcagttcacaattcattttcacaaggtagtgttgtgttGTGGTGCGgtgcggtgggaaatatttacaacattttacatcatcTTCATTGAGGACATGTCACACTGAATTTCATAAAAATCggccaagttctgtggaagatatgacaaaaaacattttgatgTGATTTGTTGTTTTTCAGTTTACCGTATAGAACAGGTGAAATACATGGGGTGTGCATTGTATGGTAAATGTTAGCAGATTTCTCATGTTATGGAAAAAGAAATATTCCCATGAAGCGATGTTTTTAGGGTAGATACTGTAGGGACAAAAACTCTTAAAGTCTCAAGGACAGATAATAAATGTATCCCTGAAGAGTCCTCAGGCAAATAACATGTTAACACTGAAAAGCAGAAAGCTTTAACCATGAGGAGTGGTGCAGCCAGGAACATGCCAGTATTTCTTTGCCGATAGCTGATGACCACAAGTGGAATGATGCTGTAGGATCTACTTTTGGGCCAAACTCCTCAAGCCTTGGTCTATGTTTGTCTTTGTGGTTGAAGTCTCACTGGGGGACTGGAGttggtgcagagaatggccacctggatggtctcgggactcaaggatcttccatacgaagaacggcttgacaaattacaactatactcgctcgaggagcgcagagagaggggagacatgatcgagacgttcaagtatcttacgtgccgcatcgaagcggaggaagatatcttctttttcaagggtcccacgacaacaagagggcatccgtggaaaatcaggggcgggaaactgcgaggtgacaccaggaaattctttttcactgaaagagtggttgatcgctggaatagtcttccactacaggtgattgaggccagcagcgtgcttgattttaaggccaaatgggatagacacgtgggatctattcacagagaaaggtaggggagggtcattaggatgggcagactagatgggccgtggcccttatctgccgtctatttctatgtttccctcCCAGGGTCTGAGCCATGTATGGACCATTGCTTGAGTTTAAGGAGGGTTTAGTTCCAGTGGGGCTTATGAGGCCAAGCAGCAAGGGTAAATCACCCCCCCCAAACATCAGAGGGCTccgaagaaaaaagaaaaatgctttGGACTCCGAAAGTTAGTAAAaagatgtattaaaattagtccaataaaaagattaccttatttccattttctgtttataaacgtttatcaatacaactacaatactattttattctaaagcaacaaaaaaatattttttctaccttttgtcctTTCTGCTTTAATCgtctcttcactcttctttctatccAGCGgctgtcctctctctcccttccaagcagcatctgtccctttcatccagcctctgccctctttctctgtcccttccatccattgtccgcCCTTTTTCTCGCTTCCACCCACTGGCTACCTTGTCCTCCTTCCAtttagcatcttccctctttctttgtcccttccataaactgtctatcctgtgccccttctctcttttgtacattattcatttcagcttcactccctctccatttttctctctctgtctccacctttTCCCCTATGCCCTAgcacagtgatggctaacctttttgagcccgagtgcccaaactgccgcacaaaaccaaagaatttcctcaaagtgccagcacgtcaattaaaccttaataacaagattttagtatctaaaaactctttataaagttgcctgaactatgtaacatcatttttaaaggttggaatctttgtattgtcagagaatcaatttcattcacaatcctttggttttcatttcaatttattggcaatttataatgttttaatgatttcattcatgggccgaatacacacatacttttctctgtcgctgcactctttgaccaaaagatttgtaagcctgcaaccacgtcaaggtagactctttcagcagctcccctccctcccccttacctttgtggccaagtcaaaatgatctaccaacaataaaattttaaaaacacaaagcacgctgtacgcagagaaaatgttaattatcatttatattccgtgggttttcaaagaggtcaaggcagatgactttatgcaatgtcacctcagtaacaactatacaaaaatagacaaatattccccctccctttttactaaaccgcgatagcggtttttagcacagggacctgcgctgaatgccccacgctgctcttgaagctcataggctccctgcgctaaaaaacgctattgcggtttagtaaaagggagccatagtgcaaaatatagacagcatatataaattctcaaaacggacacattttgatcactaaattgaaaataaaatcattttcctacctttggtaatttaatcagtctctggttgcactttattcttctgactgtgcatccaatatttcttcccttttttcagcctcctgtatgcttcctctcctccagacctcattccctccccaaactttttctttgtttcaccctgcccccttctttctttttctctctctccataccccctttcattctgtatgtctgtctttctctctctctccgtgccccatttttctttgtttcacccagccctctttctttttttttttttttggctccctgttcccccctttctttctttctccttgccctcccctatgccaccaccattgggaaaatgctgccactacCACTggagaataggctgccactgccgctatcgggaacaggccggcaccgagttcgccctgcttctcttccccacggggccgaccaactctcgccactcgacgtcaattctaacatcggagaggacgttctgggccagccaggcagcgattggctggcccagaacgtcctctccgacatcagaattgacacgggtggcgagagttggtcggccccacagggaaaagcagggagaacttggcaccgacctgttcccaatggcggcggtggcactcaagtggctaaagagacgcagtttgccagcctagggagaacactggagggtggccagctgtgcacccccttggggcgtaaaaccggggcagaccgcccccacccccaccttggtatgccactgtctgtacctcactccctccctatgaccaaaaattctcctttcttctattccccatgtacacaaccatctctttccctcccttcctctctcccaagtccttgccttctgtgtccaaaaacccattccctcccccacctcagcatctctttccctcccttcctctctcccaagttcatgccttctgtgtccaaaaatgcattccctcccccatctcagcatctctttccctcccttcctctctcccaagtccatgctttctgtgtccaaaaacccattccctcccccacctcagcatctctttccctcccttcctctctcccaagtccatgccttctgtgtccaaaacacattccctcccccacctcagcatctatttccctcccttcctctcttccaagttcatgccttctgtgtgcaaaaacccattccctcccccacctcagcatctctttccctcccttcctctctcccaagtccatgccttctgtgtgcaaaaacccattccctcccccacctctgcatctctttccctcccttcctttctcccaagttcatgccttgtgtccaaaacgcactccctcccccttttgtgttccccgtttgtctcccagcccatcttagcaactttctcagcaaaatgtagctcgagccgcgtaggcttgtcttctatttcctgcctgtcccgccgcgcacacatagccgatcggaaatcttccccgacgtcagcgctgacgtcggagggcgggctttgcttaagccctccctccgacgtcagcgctgacgtcggggaagatttccgatcggctgtgtgagcggtagggcagtcggagtagaagacgagcctcgcggttcgagttatatttaaccccgcggttCCCCCattgtccccgttcagctctctctcctgtgcaccccctggtagtactgccctgatggcggccctgcgcgtgccagctgcaaggccttcgcgtgccacagttggcacgcgtgccataggttcgccatcgctaccctagcatctctcccttcttttttcCTTCATTCCCAccgcaccccatagtctggcatgtctttttccttctcttctctcccctcatgccctggcatctctttcctctccttcccttccatcgctccctccacctccatggtctggcatctcctgtCCTTCCTTACCCCTTGGttaggcatctgtctccttcccttccctcccctgatgctctggcatctctttattccttcccttctatctctccctccccttccatgctctggcatctcctctctttcctttccccttggtctggcatctcctttccctccctccctttccccaatCAGGTGcaacaattctctccccctccactcccctccttcccttcctttgtcACCTCTCCCCCTTTGTATCTTTCTTCTCTATATCAGAATCCTCCATAATTGTAAACAAAATGACCATGCATTGCCGCAGTCatgcctagtagttagagcagttgcctcagcatcctgaggttgtgagttcgattcccactgcagctccttttgactcggggaaagtcacttaacacttcattaccccaggtacaaataaatatttttctaaaatatgtaaactgctttgattgtaaccacacaaaaAAGTGATATATTCAAAAGAGGTCTATAGGTTCTGGTCTTCTCTGTAATGATTGGCATATCTGGCTTAAAACTATTAACAAACACATTTAGAAGTACTCACCACTGAGGAGGACTAATGATTTCCACTTGTAGCAGCAGAAGCATTACAATTCAGGAAGCTTTTCTCCCAACTATTatcctagaaacatagaacatagaaagatgacggcagaaaagggctacagcccattaagtctgcccactctactgacccaccccattaagtctgagtgctgatgatttagttccttagctcgaccttcgtagggatcccacgtggatgtcccatctattcttaaagtcgagcacgctggtggccttgatcacctgcactggaagtttgttccaatgatccaccaccctttctgtgaagaagtacttcctggtgtcaccactaaatttccctcctctgagtttaagcgggtgctcccttgggaacgaatatgtcgttttccacctcgacacgacctgtgacgtatttaaatgtctcaatcatgtcacccctttccctgcgctcctctagagtatagaagagcttggctaacggtttcgccagaacatcgcatagctctctgagcactcttggatgcaaattgtccggtcccatggctttgttcaccttgagtcttgacagttctctgtaaacatcagctggtgtgaactcaaaattctgaaatgggtcttccatgctttgctttgcttccagccgtgaaTCTATGAATCAACCTATCTATTctctaattcctctggaaatgaccagatatatcctttatgtaatccacctttaaccgcaaggtaacggcggaatagaaatcactaatgtaatgtaatcatgtcAAAAGTTTCTATGGTTGAATATTTAGGGGATAAGCTGCTATAAACaggattgagtcggttcagagggcagttactaaaatagtcagtggtctCATTAAGCATATAGAGACAGACTCATAGacctcaatatatatatatatatatatgtatactttggaagagacGGGTCTCCCTCAACTGAAAAgacagctctggaatgagagggcataagatgaatttgaaaggggacagactgaagaactctaaggaaatacttctttacagcagaaaagtggtagatgcatggaatgaaCTCCTGGTGGAGATGAGGACagtatctaaattcaagaaagtttgggacacTCATGTAGAATCTCTTAAGGGGAGGAAGATAGTGGATGATGTAGAtgggcaggctggctggctgagtcatttgacctttatctgtcatcattttctcCTTTTCTATGTTCTATTAAACAATGAAATTCAGTTGGGAGATTTGAGGCATCTACTAGTTTCTACAAGCTAAGCAACCGAGTTGTTTCATTAGTTAAGCCATCATATTTATACATGATACAGTGATGTATCAGACATGTACACTAACCAAAGACAACATTTGCAATTTCTTgtaagaaaaaaccatgtttagCAGTAGGGTGAAAGTGCTGCCAGGGCTGGGTTTAAGATTTTAGTACCCATAGGCAAGACCAGGAGGAGAGAAGGCTGTTGGAGAACTTAAAGATTAGAG is drawn from Geotrypetes seraphini chromosome 3, aGeoSer1.1, whole genome shotgun sequence and contains these coding sequences:
- the C1D gene encoding nuclear nucleic acid-binding protein C1D, which produces MTENDINEEEYPMEIHDYLLAFENSLASVDEILTTMMSVSRSELLQKLDPLEQAKLDLVSAYTLNSLFWVYLATQGLNPKEHPVKQELERVRTYMNRVKEITDKKKAAKLDKGAASRFLRNALWEPKHEDNSTPRKKNRKKEK